The following are encoded together in the Thermus filiformis genome:
- a CDS encoding 5-(carboxyamino)imidazole ribonucleotide synthase, protein MRIGVLGGGQLGRMLALAGYPLGLSFRIFDPSEEACAGQVAPLFVGRYRAEEVGRFAEGLDLVTYEFENVPVEAVRSLPLPVFPPARALEVAQDRLLEKEFFRGLGVPTPPFHPVDGPEDLQEGLLRVGLPALLKTRRGGYDGKGQALVRTLEEAQGALEALGGKGLLLEGFVPFDREVSLLAVRGRGGEVAFYPLVENRHQGGILRLSLAPAAGASPKLQKKAEGYAQRALEALDYVGVLALEFFQVGEELLFNEMAPRVHNSGHWTIEGAETSQFENHLRALLGLPLGSTALRGYSAMVNLIGFRPDFAQILSVKGAHLHWYGKEVRPGRKVGHVTLVAPDEARREEGLRALGLV, encoded by the coding sequence ATGAGGATCGGCGTTTTAGGCGGCGGCCAGCTGGGCCGGATGCTGGCCCTGGCCGGGTACCCCCTGGGGCTTTCCTTCCGCATCTTTGACCCCTCGGAGGAGGCCTGCGCGGGCCAGGTGGCCCCCCTGTTCGTGGGGCGGTACCGGGCGGAGGAGGTGGGGCGGTTCGCCGAGGGGCTGGACCTGGTGACCTACGAGTTTGAAAACGTGCCCGTGGAGGCGGTCCGCTCCCTCCCCCTTCCCGTCTTTCCCCCGGCCCGGGCGCTGGAGGTCGCCCAGGACCGGCTCCTGGAAAAGGAGTTCTTCCGGGGCCTGGGCGTCCCCACCCCGCCCTTCCACCCGGTGGACGGCCCGGAGGACCTGCAAGAAGGCCTCCTCCGGGTGGGCCTCCCCGCCCTCCTGAAGACCCGCAGGGGCGGGTACGACGGCAAGGGGCAGGCCCTGGTCCGCACCCTGGAGGAGGCCCAAGGCGCCCTTGAGGCGCTGGGGGGAAAGGGGCTCCTTTTGGAGGGCTTCGTCCCCTTTGATCGGGAGGTCTCCCTCCTGGCGGTGCGGGGCCGGGGGGGCGAGGTGGCCTTCTACCCCCTGGTGGAAAACCGCCACCAAGGGGGCATCCTGCGCCTCTCCCTGGCCCCGGCGGCGGGGGCCTCCCCAAAGCTCCAGAAGAAAGCCGAGGGTTACGCCCAAAGGGCCCTGGAGGCCCTGGACTACGTGGGCGTCCTGGCCTTGGAGTTCTTCCAGGTGGGGGAGGAGCTTCTCTTCAACGAGATGGCCCCCCGGGTCCACAACTCCGGCCACTGGACCATAGAAGGGGCGGAGACCAGCCAGTTTGAGAACCACCTGCGGGCCCTTTTGGGCCTCCCCCTGGGGAGCACCGCGCTTCGGGGGTACAGCGCTATGGTGAACCTGATCGGCTTCCGGCCCGACTTCGCACAGATACTCTCGGTCAAGGGGGCCCACCTCCACTGGTACGGGAAGGAGGTCCGCCCCGGGCGGAAGGTGGGGCACGTCACCCTGGTCGCCCCGGACGAGGCGAGGCGTGAGGAGGGGCTTAGGGCTCTCGGCCTGGTATAA
- a CDS encoding DedA family protein, giving the protein MEGLLFLAPLSLFLETGLPIGLFVPGGDTLLLALGAWAAEGGLEAFPLLPLLFLGSFLGHLLGYALGRYGGKTLRKRFPRDLWQKGERLLLRFGPLALLLAPFLGGVRTLVPFLFGALGFPLGRFLSLVALGSLLWTQGLFLLGYFLGQHLPLWAILGGLLLLGALGLFFRHPSRT; this is encoded by the coding sequence ATGGAGGGCCTTCTTTTCCTTGCCCCCCTCTCCCTCTTCCTGGAGACGGGCCTTCCCATCGGCCTCTTCGTCCCCGGGGGGGACACCCTCCTCCTCGCCCTGGGGGCTTGGGCGGCGGAAGGAGGCCTCGAGGCCTTCCCCCTCCTCCCCCTCCTCTTCCTGGGGAGTTTCCTCGGCCACCTTTTGGGCTACGCCCTGGGGCGCTACGGGGGGAAGACCTTGAGGAAGCGGTTTCCCCGGGACCTTTGGCAAAAGGGGGAAAGGCTTCTTCTTCGCTTCGGCCCCTTGGCCCTCCTCCTCGCCCCCTTCCTCGGGGGCGTGCGCACCCTCGTCCCCTTCCTCTTCGGGGCCCTGGGCTTTCCCCTTGGCCGCTTCCTCTCCCTGGTGGCCTTGGGAAGCCTCCTTTGGACCCAGGGGCTTTTCCTCCTCGGCTACTTCCTGGGACAGCACCTCCCCCTTTGGGCCATCCTGGGGGGGCTTTTGCTCCTTGGGGCCTTGGGCCTCTTCTTTAGGCACCCCTCCCGCACCTGA
- a CDS encoding ABC transporter ATP-binding protein gives MVIATRGLTKVYGRVVAVDGLDLEVQEGEVFGLLGPNGSGKTTTILMLLGLTEPTRGEARVLGFDPVREPLKVKARVGYLPDSVGFYGELTAWENLRYTTRLLGLEAKEAEARIEEVLRRMGLWEVKDRRVAAFSRGMRQRLGLAEVLLKRPKVAILDEPTLGLDPEAAREFLDLIRQLKAEGITLLLSSHLLHQVQEVCDRVGLFHKGRMVLVGTVEELARRVLGGGYEVHLEATPGLGEALRALPGVIRVEEEGGRYRILAEEDLRPQVARLAVERGSLLGLALRRPSLDEIYARYFQEVAHAA, from the coding sequence GTGGTCATCGCAACCCGGGGCCTGACCAAGGTGTACGGCCGGGTGGTGGCGGTGGACGGCCTGGACCTCGAGGTCCAGGAGGGGGAGGTCTTCGGCCTTTTGGGCCCCAACGGCTCCGGCAAGACCACCACCATCCTGATGCTCCTGGGGCTCACCGAGCCCACCCGGGGGGAGGCCCGGGTCCTGGGGTTTGACCCGGTGCGGGAGCCCCTCAAGGTCAAGGCCCGGGTGGGGTACCTGCCGGACTCGGTGGGGTTTTACGGGGAGCTCACCGCCTGGGAGAACCTCCGCTACACCACCCGCCTTCTGGGCCTGGAGGCGAAGGAGGCCGAGGCCCGCATAGAGGAGGTCCTGCGGAGGATGGGGCTTTGGGAGGTAAAGGACCGCCGGGTGGCCGCCTTCAGCCGGGGGATGCGCCAGCGGCTGGGCCTGGCCGAGGTGCTCCTCAAAAGGCCCAAGGTGGCCATCCTGGACGAGCCCACCCTGGGCCTGGACCCCGAGGCGGCCCGGGAGTTTTTGGACCTCATCCGCCAGCTGAAGGCGGAGGGGATCACCCTTCTCCTTTCCAGCCACCTCCTCCACCAGGTGCAGGAGGTCTGCGACCGGGTGGGCCTCTTCCACAAGGGCCGGATGGTCCTGGTGGGCACGGTGGAGGAACTGGCGCGGAGGGTGCTGGGCGGGGGGTACGAGGTCCACCTCGAGGCCACCCCCGGCCTGGGCGAGGCCCTAAGGGCCCTGCCCGGGGTGATCCGGGTGGAGGAAGAAGGGGGGAGGTACCGGATCCTGGCCGAGGAGGACCTGCGGCCCCAGGTGGCCCGGCTGGCGGTGGAGCGGGGAAGCCTCCTGGGGCTCGCCCTCAGGAGGCCCAGCCTGGACGAGATCTACGCCCGCTACTTCCAGGAGGTGGCCCATGCGGCGTGA
- a CDS encoding phosphoribosyltransferase — translation MRFKDRREAGRLLAEALRPLGLEDPVVLGIPRGGVVVADEVARALGGTLDLVLVRKLGAPGNPEFALGALGEDGQVVLMSYWNRYADETYLQGEITRQKSVLKARVARYRPKRPKVPLQGRDVVVVDDGVATGATMEAALRVVRAEGPKRLVAAAPVMSKEAFQRLLALADQVVALSTPEDFGAVGAYYLDFREVLDEDVEALLVEWAS, via the coding sequence ATGCGGTTTAAGGACAGACGCGAAGCGGGGCGGCTTCTCGCCGAGGCCCTCCGCCCTCTGGGCCTGGAGGACCCCGTTGTTTTGGGGATCCCCCGGGGCGGGGTGGTGGTGGCGGACGAGGTGGCCCGGGCCCTGGGCGGGACGCTGGACCTGGTCCTGGTCCGGAAGCTGGGGGCCCCCGGAAACCCCGAGTTCGCCCTGGGGGCCCTGGGGGAGGACGGCCAGGTGGTCCTGATGTCCTACTGGAACCGCTACGCGGACGAGACCTACCTTCAGGGGGAGATCACGCGGCAGAAGAGCGTGCTGAAGGCCCGGGTGGCCCGCTACCGCCCCAAGCGGCCCAAGGTCCCCCTCCAAGGGCGGGACGTGGTGGTGGTGGACGACGGGGTGGCCACGGGGGCCACCATGGAGGCCGCGCTTAGGGTGGTCCGGGCCGAGGGGCCAAAGCGGCTTGTGGCCGCCGCTCCGGTGATGAGCAAGGAGGCCTTCCAGCGCCTCCTTGCTTTGGCGGACCAGGTGGTGGCCCTTTCCACCCCCGAGGACTTCGGGGCGGTGGGGGCTTACTACCTGGACTTTCGTGAGGTCCTGGACGAGGACGTGGAGGCCCTTCTGGTAGAATGGGCTTCGTGA
- a CDS encoding phenylacetate--CoA ligase family protein, translating into MDRESRLREIVRRAKAHPVYREKLRDVDPERIALQDLPHLPVTTREEWVAYLKANPLPPEGASLMHLTPSPLLGWMPEYLSQEDLAYQAEALARMYQRLGVVGKRVLVAFSYHVFAGGWLFHQALWKAGNLVLPHGPGEAERIVELQERYRFDVLVTNPSFALRIAQLGGRFGLLLAGGEPFTSVPGYRERLEALLGGVALDAYGTSELGIVAGETLAKDGLWEIPEMAVLEVLDPETLEPVEGEKGELVVTALSRTLMPMLRFRTGDLAVAERREGRLVLPRGVFGRTDSMVKVKGVKLYPTELAPILAGFGLEPRGFQVVVDRKEGGTDKLVLKVKAERVPEGLLEAVQRATGLRVDEVVAEPGLSGPLLLDNRF; encoded by the coding sequence ATGGACCGGGAATCTCGGCTAAGGGAAATCGTTCGGCGGGCCAAGGCCCACCCCGTCTACCGGGAGAAGCTCCGGGACGTGGACCCGGAGCGCATCGCCCTCCAGGACCTACCCCACCTGCCCGTGACCACCCGGGAGGAGTGGGTGGCCTACCTGAAGGCCAACCCCCTTCCCCCCGAGGGGGCGAGCCTGATGCACCTCACCCCCAGCCCCCTCCTGGGCTGGATGCCCGAGTACCTCTCCCAGGAGGACCTGGCCTACCAGGCGGAGGCCCTGGCCCGGATGTACCAGAGGCTGGGTGTGGTGGGGAAGCGGGTCTTGGTGGCCTTCAGCTACCACGTCTTCGCCGGGGGGTGGCTCTTCCACCAGGCCCTCTGGAAGGCGGGGAACCTGGTCCTGCCCCACGGCCCGGGAGAGGCGGAGCGGATCGTGGAGCTGCAGGAGCGGTACCGGTTTGACGTCCTGGTGACCAACCCTTCCTTCGCCCTGCGCATCGCCCAGCTCGGGGGCCGGTTTGGCCTTTTGCTGGCAGGCGGGGAGCCCTTCACCTCGGTGCCCGGGTACCGGGAGCGGCTCGAGGCCCTCCTGGGGGGGGTGGCCCTGGACGCCTACGGGACGAGCGAGCTCGGCATCGTGGCCGGGGAGACCCTGGCCAAGGACGGGCTCTGGGAGATCCCGGAGATGGCGGTCCTGGAGGTCCTGGACCCGGAGACCCTAGAGCCGGTGGAGGGGGAGAAGGGGGAGCTGGTGGTCACCGCCTTGAGCCGCACCCTGATGCCCATGCTCCGTTTCCGCACCGGGGACCTGGCGGTGGCCGAGCGGAGGGAGGGCCGTTTGGTCCTCCCCCGGGGGGTCTTCGGCCGGACGGACAGCATGGTCAAGGTCAAGGGGGTCAAGCTCTACCCCACGGAGCTCGCCCCCATCCTGGCGGGGTTTGGGCTGGAGCCCCGGGGGTTCCAGGTGGTGGTGGACCGGAAGGAGGGGGGGACGGACAAGCTGGTCCTCAAGGTCAAGGCGGAGCGGGTGCCCGAGGGGCTCCTCGAGGCCGTCCAGAGGGCCACCGGCCTCCGGGTGGACGAGGTGGTGGCCGAGCCCGGCCTCTCCGGCCCCCTGCTTTTGGACAACCGGTTCTGA
- a CDS encoding cupin domain-containing protein: MGFVKGTVKNSAAVEARPVERGEKAFIQVLIGPEDGAPHFITRKFTILPGGRIPKHKHPTIEHEQYVLSGRMKIWIGDEEKEVGPGQAVFIPADTPHAYLNVGNEPVEFLCVIPKTSGYATEWLED, from the coding sequence ATGGGCTTCGTGAAGGGCACGGTCAAGAACAGCGCTGCGGTGGAGGCCCGCCCGGTGGAACGGGGCGAGAAGGCGTTCATCCAGGTCCTCATCGGCCCCGAGGACGGGGCCCCCCACTTCATCACCCGGAAGTTCACCATCCTCCCCGGGGGGCGGATTCCCAAGCATAAGCACCCCACGATTGAGCACGAGCAGTACGTCCTCTCCGGCCGGATGAAGATCTGGATCGGGGACGAGGAGAAGGAGGTGGGGCCCGGCCAGGCGGTCTTCATCCCCGCCGACACCCCCCACGCCTACCTGAACGTGGGCAACGAGCCCGTGGAGTTCCTCTGCGTCATCCCCAAGACCAGCGGCTACGCCACGGAGTGGCTCGAGGACTGA
- a CDS encoding P-II family nitrogen regulator, with the protein MELVRLKLVTIVAEAVLEHRLVEEIKRLGAKGYTLVDARGEGSRGLRTMDWEGKNIRLETIVSEEVALRILARLQEAYFPHYAVVAFVENVEVVRGDKYV; encoded by the coding sequence GTGGAACTGGTCAGGCTGAAGCTGGTCACCATTGTGGCCGAGGCGGTCCTGGAGCACCGCCTCGTGGAGGAGATCAAGCGCCTGGGGGCCAAGGGGTACACCCTGGTGGACGCCCGGGGGGAGGGGTCGCGGGGGCTGCGCACGATGGACTGGGAGGGGAAGAACATCCGCCTCGAGACCATCGTAAGCGAGGAGGTGGCCCTCAGGATCCTCGCCCGCCTCCAGGAGGCCTACTTCCCCCACTACGCCGTAGTGGCCTTCGTGGAGAACGTGGAGGTGGTCCGGGGGGATAAGTACGTCTGA
- a CDS encoding sodium-dependent bicarbonate transport family permease, which produces MDALELIRLNLLSPMVLAFFLGVLAVLLKSDLSFPEPLYAALSLYLLFAIGFKGGVELSKTSLEALLRPALATLLLGVLTPLLAYALARRFLRVRQEEAAALAAHYGSVSAVTFLAALAFVQAAGHRAEGFMPTLVAFLEVPGVVIGLLLARARGDLREAVREVLVGRSVFLMVGGLLVGFLSGEEGMAKVKAFFVDPFNGALTLFLMELGMVAARRLQDVRRLGARLFAFGTLVPLLHGGLGLLLGHWAGLSLGGGVVLAAMAASASYIAAPAAVRLALPQVSPSLYIAASLAVTFPFNLVLGIPLYYALGRVLWG; this is translated from the coding sequence ATGGACGCCCTCGAGCTGATCCGGCTCAACCTCCTTTCCCCCATGGTTCTGGCCTTCTTCCTGGGGGTCCTGGCCGTCCTCCTGAAAAGCGACCTCTCCTTCCCCGAGCCCCTCTACGCGGCGCTTTCCCTCTACCTCCTCTTCGCCATCGGGTTCAAGGGCGGGGTGGAGCTCTCCAAGACCAGCCTCGAGGCCCTCCTCCGCCCCGCCCTGGCCACCCTCCTTTTGGGGGTCCTCACCCCCCTTCTGGCCTACGCCTTGGCCCGGCGCTTCCTGAGGGTGCGCCAGGAGGAGGCCGCCGCCCTGGCCGCCCACTACGGCTCCGTCTCCGCCGTGACCTTCCTGGCGGCCCTGGCCTTCGTCCAGGCGGCGGGTCACCGGGCCGAGGGGTTCATGCCCACCCTGGTGGCCTTTTTAGAGGTGCCGGGCGTGGTCATCGGCCTCCTCCTGGCCCGCGCCCGGGGGGACCTGCGGGAGGCGGTGCGGGAGGTCCTGGTGGGCCGGAGCGTCTTCCTGATGGTGGGGGGGCTTCTGGTGGGCTTCTTGTCGGGCGAGGAGGGGATGGCGAAGGTGAAGGCCTTCTTCGTGGACCCCTTCAACGGGGCCCTGACCCTCTTCCTGATGGAGCTGGGGATGGTGGCGGCGCGGAGGCTTCAGGACGTGAGGCGGCTAGGGGCGCGCCTTTTTGCCTTCGGAACCCTGGTCCCCCTCCTGCACGGGGGGCTGGGCCTCCTCCTAGGCCACTGGGCGGGGCTTTCCCTGGGGGGTGGGGTGGTCCTGGCGGCCATGGCCGCCAGCGCCTCCTACATCGCCGCCCCTGCCGCTGTCCGGCTGGCCCTGCCCCAGGTGAGCCCCTCCTTGTATATCGCCGCCTCCTTGGCCGTCACCTTCCCCTTTAACCTGGTCCTGGGGATCCCCCTCTACTACGCCCTGGGGCGGGTCCTTTGGGGGTGA
- a CDS encoding ABC transporter permease — translation MRREGSPWTGVWAVFFKEMADHLTGLRMRILEALILLSALGALYTGTQALRQTVGEDPYLYLKLLTTTQDPLPSFVGFLSFFVPLAAIALAFDAVNGEYARGTLSRVLSQPIYRDALLFGKFLAGMGTLLTLLLALFLLVVGLGLLFLGVPPGGEEVGRAFLFLLATLLYAGVWLALGLLFSVLFRQPATAALAAIGVWLFFAVFFPILTDLAANALLLRADPFDPESQLRQAQIALWLSRLSPNTLYAEALTAVLNPEVRSLGPVLITQLERAVLGTPLPLGQSLLLAWPQITGLFALTLLLFTLAYVAFQRQEVRA, via the coding sequence ATGCGGCGTGAAGGCTCTCCCTGGACCGGGGTCTGGGCGGTCTTCTTCAAGGAGATGGCCGACCACCTCACGGGGCTCCGGATGCGGATCCTCGAGGCCCTCATCCTCCTCTCCGCCCTGGGGGCCCTGTACACCGGGACCCAGGCCCTGCGCCAGACGGTGGGGGAGGACCCCTACCTCTACCTGAAGCTCCTCACCACCACCCAGGACCCCCTGCCCTCCTTCGTGGGCTTCCTCTCCTTCTTCGTCCCGCTGGCGGCCATCGCCCTGGCCTTTGACGCGGTGAACGGCGAGTACGCCCGGGGGACGCTCTCCCGCGTCCTCTCCCAGCCCATCTACCGGGACGCCCTCCTCTTCGGCAAGTTCCTGGCCGGGATGGGCACCCTCCTTACCCTCCTCCTGGCCCTCTTTCTCCTGGTGGTGGGGCTCGGCCTCCTCTTTCTGGGCGTCCCGCCCGGGGGGGAGGAGGTGGGGCGGGCCTTCCTCTTCCTGCTCGCCACCTTGCTCTACGCGGGGGTCTGGCTGGCCTTGGGCCTCCTCTTCTCCGTCCTCTTCCGCCAGCCCGCCACCGCCGCTTTGGCCGCCATCGGGGTCTGGCTCTTCTTCGCCGTCTTCTTCCCCATCCTCACCGACCTGGCGGCGAACGCCCTTCTCCTTAGGGCCGACCCCTTTGACCCGGAAAGTCAGCTCCGCCAGGCCCAGATCGCCCTTTGGCTTTCCCGCCTCTCCCCCAACACCCTGTACGCGGAGGCCCTGACCGCCGTTTTGAACCCTGAGGTGCGCTCCCTGGGCCCGGTCCTCATCACCCAGCTGGAGCGGGCGGTGCTCGGCACCCCCCTTCCCCTGGGCCAGAGCCTCCTTTTGGCCTGGCCCCAGATCACGGGCCTGTTCGCCCTCACCCTCCTCCTCTTCACCCTGGCCTACGTGGCCTTCCAAAGGCAGGAGGTGCGGGCCTGA
- the speD gene encoding adenosylmethionine decarboxylase, with protein sequence MELFGFGPHLMIDGYNANPARLRDAELVRQVLDELPEEMEMTKVLPPFVYSYGPDGEDGVTGVVIIAESHIAIHTFPKKAFLSIDIFSCKAFDMAKALRYLAEKFEIGRYETYMINRGKEFPKDPELARQIVLGEREYLEARVG encoded by the coding sequence GTGGAACTCTTTGGATTTGGCCCGCACCTGATGATTGACGGGTACAACGCCAACCCCGCTCGGCTTCGGGATGCGGAGCTGGTCCGGCAGGTCCTGGACGAGCTCCCCGAGGAGATGGAGATGACGAAGGTCCTTCCCCCCTTCGTGTACAGCTACGGCCCGGACGGGGAGGACGGGGTGACGGGGGTGGTGATCATCGCGGAGAGCCACATCGCCATCCACACCTTCCCCAAGAAGGCCTTCCTCTCCATAGACATCTTCTCCTGCAAGGCCTTTGACATGGCCAAGGCCCTGCGGTACCTGGCCGAGAAGTTTGAGATTGGCCGGTACGAGACCTACATGATCAACCGGGGAAAGGAGTTCCCCAAGGATCCCGAGCTGGCCCGGCAGATCGTCCTCGGGGAGCGGGAGTACCTCGAGGCCCGGGTCGGCTGA
- a CDS encoding COG1470 family protein, which yields MRNVLALLVFLGLALAQGYRGLSLGTPYPEQGINPGESVTLSLTLKNYGLPPQTVRLALELPQGWQGVLMGGGRLVRAAFLAPDQEASLTLKLQPPKDLKPGAYRARVVAEGQGARAELPLTFLVGQGLPKRLSLEAELPILKGPPTSSFRYRVTLRNESDQDLLVSLEYEAPKGFQVTFTPAFSGQQVTSLPMKAGESKDLDVEVSLPKTTKADTYTVKVRALAGEARAELSLALEVTGKPELSFTTKEGRLSGRAYAGRENPVKLLVKNTGSAPIKNLSFSASEPSGWEVKWDPEKIDLLEPDQEKEVTARIKPSPRAVAGDYMVTLQASADEGVSESLDYRVTVLTSTLWGLVGVGIAAVGVLVLGFAVSRFGRR from the coding sequence ATGCGAAACGTCCTGGCGCTTCTGGTCTTCCTCGGACTGGCGCTGGCCCAAGGCTACCGGGGCCTCTCCCTGGGCACCCCCTACCCCGAGCAGGGGATCAACCCCGGGGAGAGCGTCACCCTGAGCCTGACCCTCAAGAACTACGGCCTCCCGCCCCAGACGGTCCGCCTTGCCCTCGAGCTCCCCCAGGGGTGGCAGGGGGTGCTGATGGGAGGAGGGCGGCTGGTGCGGGCCGCCTTCCTGGCCCCCGACCAGGAGGCGAGCCTCACCCTTAAGCTCCAGCCCCCCAAGGACCTGAAGCCCGGGGCCTACCGGGCCCGGGTGGTGGCGGAGGGGCAGGGGGCGCGGGCCGAGCTCCCCCTCACCTTCCTGGTGGGGCAGGGCCTGCCCAAAAGGCTGAGCCTCGAGGCCGAGCTCCCCATCCTCAAGGGCCCCCCCACCTCCAGCTTCCGCTACCGGGTGACCCTAAGGAACGAGTCCGACCAGGACCTCCTGGTCTCCCTGGAGTACGAGGCCCCTAAGGGCTTCCAGGTCACCTTCACCCCCGCCTTCTCCGGCCAGCAGGTGACCAGCCTGCCCATGAAGGCCGGGGAGAGCAAGGACCTGGACGTGGAGGTGAGCCTGCCCAAGACCACCAAGGCCGACACCTACACGGTCAAGGTCCGCGCCCTGGCGGGGGAGGCCCGGGCGGAGCTCAGCCTGGCCCTGGAGGTCACGGGCAAGCCCGAGCTCAGCTTCACCACCAAGGAGGGGCGGCTCTCCGGCCGGGCCTACGCGGGCCGGGAGAACCCGGTGAAGCTCCTGGTGAAGAACACGGGGAGCGCCCCCATCAAGAACCTCTCCTTCTCCGCCAGCGAGCCCTCGGGCTGGGAGGTGAAGTGGGACCCCGAGAAGATAGACCTCCTGGAGCCCGACCAGGAGAAGGAGGTCACCGCCCGCATCAAGCCCTCCCCCCGGGCCGTGGCGGGGGACTACATGGTGACCCTGCAGGCGAGCGCGGACGAGGGGGTCTCGGAAAGCCTGGACTACCGGGTGACCGTCCTCACCTCCACCCTCTGGGGCCTGGTGGGGGTGGGGATCGCCGCGGTGGGCGTCTTGGTGCTGGGCTTCGCGGTGAGCCGCTTCGGCCGGAGGTGA
- a CDS encoding TerC family protein, protein MGFSEAFTVILILVVLEVILSADNALILGILVQKLPVSLRRKALFYGILGAYLLRGLALFFAAYMIQFWWVQALGAAYLLYIALRHFLRPEEAHAPPPLEVSSAQFWKVVAQVELADLAFAVDSVLVAVALSDKLWVVYTGVFLGILALRMLASLVVGLLDRYPRFKHLAYGVVGLAGVKLAVGGWDKLVKEVLHRPELALGLDKEAFSLFILAVLLLGSLWATREPKTA, encoded by the coding sequence ATGGGGTTCAGCGAAGCGTTCACGGTCATCCTCATCCTGGTGGTGCTCGAGGTCATCCTCTCGGCGGACAACGCCCTCATCCTGGGCATCCTGGTACAGAAGCTGCCGGTGAGCCTGCGCAGGAAGGCCCTCTTCTACGGGATCCTGGGGGCCTACCTCCTCCGGGGGCTCGCCCTTTTCTTCGCCGCCTACATGATCCAGTTCTGGTGGGTCCAGGCCCTGGGGGCGGCCTACCTCCTCTATATCGCGCTCAGGCACTTCCTGAGGCCGGAGGAGGCCCACGCCCCCCCGCCCCTAGAGGTCTCCAGCGCCCAGTTCTGGAAGGTGGTGGCCCAGGTGGAGCTCGCCGACCTGGCCTTCGCCGTGGACTCGGTCCTGGTGGCGGTGGCCCTTTCCGACAAGCTCTGGGTGGTCTACACGGGGGTCTTCCTGGGCATCCTGGCCCTGCGGATGCTGGCGAGCCTGGTGGTGGGGCTTCTGGACCGGTACCCCCGGTTCAAGCACCTGGCCTACGGGGTGGTGGGGCTGGCGGGGGTGAAGCTCGCCGTAGGCGGCTGGGACAAGCTCGTGAAGGAGGTGCTCCACCGCCCCGAGCTCGCCCTCGGCCTAGACAAGGAGGCCTTCAGCCTCTTCATCCTGGCGGTCCTCCTTTTGGGGAGCCTATGGGCCACGCGGGAACCCAAGACCGCTTGA
- the purE gene encoding 5-(carboxyamino)imidazole ribonucleotide mutase, with protein MRPLVGVIMGSRSDWETLKHAAETLDELGLPYEVRVVSAHRTPDLMAEYAKTAEERGLLVIIAGAGGAAHLPGMTAAHTPLPVLGVPVESQALKGLDSLLSIVQMPAGVPVGTLAIGKAGAVNAALLAASIVGLRHPEYLERVRAYRRQRTEAVLAQPDPREA; from the coding sequence ATGCGGCCTTTGGTGGGCGTGATCATGGGCTCGAGGTCCGACTGGGAGACCCTTAAGCACGCGGCCGAGACCCTGGACGAGCTGGGCCTCCCCTATGAAGTGCGGGTGGTCTCGGCCCACCGCACCCCGGACCTGATGGCGGAGTACGCCAAGACGGCGGAGGAAAGGGGCCTCCTGGTCATCATCGCGGGGGCGGGCGGGGCGGCCCACCTGCCGGGCATGACCGCGGCCCACACCCCCCTGCCCGTCCTGGGGGTGCCGGTGGAAAGCCAGGCCCTCAAGGGGCTGGACTCCCTCCTCTCCATCGTCCAGATGCCCGCGGGCGTCCCCGTGGGCACCCTGGCCATCGGCAAGGCGGGGGCGGTGAACGCCGCCCTTCTGGCGGCGAGCATCGTGGGCCTCCGCCACCCCGAGTACCTGGAGCGGGTGCGGGCCTACCGCAGGCAAAGGACCGAGGCCGTCTTGGCCCAGCCGGACCCGAGGGAGGCATGA
- the sdhC gene encoding succinate dehydrogenase, cytochrome b556 subunit: MYRGREGQWAFYLHRISGLGILVFLILHILNIGSAMWGPEVSNRLMKFYHQPVFQLGLLLLVAGVIYHGLNGLRIILMDFTRFGVRYQRQLWYGVWGLFVLLYAPFVIKILGGILAH; the protein is encoded by the coding sequence ATGTACCGAGGCAGAGAGGGGCAGTGGGCGTTTTACCTCCACCGGATCTCGGGCCTGGGCATCCTGGTCTTCCTCATCCTCCACATCCTGAACATCGGGAGCGCCATGTGGGGCCCGGAGGTCTCCAACCGGCTCATGAAGTTCTACCACCAGCCGGTCTTCCAGCTGGGGCTTCTCCTGCTGGTGGCGGGGGTCATCTACCACGGGCTGAACGGCCTCCGCATCATCCTCATGGACTTCACCCGGTTCGGGGTCCGGTACCAGCGGCAGCTGTGGTACGGGGTCTGGGGGCTCTTCGTCCTCCTGTACGCCCCCTTCGTGATCAAGATCCTGGGCGGGATCCTCGCCCATTAG